A single Biomphalaria glabrata chromosome 2, xgBioGlab47.1, whole genome shotgun sequence DNA region contains:
- the LOC106070379 gene encoding uncharacterized protein LOC106070379: MNEALATKIKTSVQQNLKDATLTSLTQDGDVQIEPISEGYLNEVCRLKSSDGCQSCIVKVYLNYVKLLGPDVPIESARCQREYEACNYFRSLLPNSTPVPYFCDPVNNIVCLEDLSGYRIWEDVLLESCDLHLGAKIADILVTLHSTSNKDNLSGEEFELLKNKFSPYPQQVAFLCDSHFVKPFLSNHRENKACDEMIRVKMDEIIQDEVVIKATELARECMSVGSGSCCIHGDLHVRSLMLSNVGEDMKMIDLECSRIGPPAFDVALLICNYVMLYHYHQELSHEDVGPGQADHSQLMADTLDIICITLSRYMEGMSRALKDKFDKHLVWRQILLLLGVEIIAWISGPANLNCLQPHPKGQLNCLNTALRILHKQSLSLDTKGLSRLIHNQH, from the exons ACTTCTTTGACTCAAGATGGTGACGTTCAGATTGAACCAATCAGCGAAGGCTATTTAAATGAAGTATGCCGACTAAAGTCATCTGATGGCTGCCAAAGTTGTATAGTGAAAGTTTATTTGAATTACGTCAAG CTTCTAGGTCCAGACGTGCCTATAGAGTCCGCCAGATGTCAGCGTGAGTACGAGGCATGCAATTACTTCCGGTCACTCCTGCCTAACAGCACGCCCGTGCCCTACTTTTGTGACCCAGTCAACAATATTG TTTGCTTGGAAGACTTGTCAGGTTATAGAATATGGGAAGATGTTTTGTTAGAGTCCTGTGACCTTCACCTTGGTGCCAAGATAGCAGACATATTGGTCACGTTGCATTCCACCTCAAACAAGGACAACCTAAGTGGCGAAGAATTTGAACTgctgaaaaataaatttag TCCATACCCCCAGCAGGTGGCGTTTCTCTGTGACAGCCATTTTGTCAAGCCGTTTCTGAGCAACCACCGCGAAAATAAAGCTTGTGACGAGATGATCAGGGTCAAGATGGATGAGATCATTCAGGACGAAGTGGTCATCAAGGCCACAGAGCTGGCCAGAGAATGTATGTCTGTCGGGAGCGGAAGCTGCTGCATCCACGGCGATCTTCACGTTCGATCTTTGATGCTTAGCAATGTCGGAGAAGACATGAAG ATGATAGACTTGGAGTGCAGTCGTATTGGACCCCCAGCCTTTGACGTGGCCCTGCTGATCTGTAATTACGTGATGCTGTATCACTACCATCAGGAGTTAAGTCACGAGGACGTCGGCCCTGGTCAGGCTGACCATTCACAGCTGATGGCCGACACACTGGACATTATATGTATCACAC TGTCTCGGTACATGGAGGGTATGAGCAGAGCCCTCAAAGACAAATTCGACAAACATCTGGTGTGGCGTCAGATCTTGCTGTTACTTGGAGTCGAGATTATCGCTTG gATCTCGGGACCTGCCAACTTAAACTGCTTGCAGCCTCACCCCAAAGGCCAGTTGAACTGTCTGAACACAGCCCTAAGGATCCTCCACAAACAAAGTTTATCGTTAGATACTAAAGGACTTTCTCGATTGATTCACAATCaacattaa
- the LOC106070102 gene encoding uncharacterized protein LOC106070102 isoform X1 yields the protein MNLAQVLPYADMSDHPAQNFDPELIFVAALFAFVTLLLVTLSCLCCSGGSNSSGSYRYYSRDEDTITIADLLTKPPLADPESVFSELSYDGRTSGTQSSWMNEENSSTFEYVPSIKHGRQLAVATEHSRRSLSVKLNNAEEPALTPPTSKKWSSERRQVQQATRMLREKEKEVRFNSQSNVRAEKSHLSTVSEKESSTAEKAVNENLPLSTTNCVASKVNEETIAPDVQVEVALPGVKKKVVKSSEIIEDSGLKIHKEVAKPNTYAFSSSSRCSFSHEIGHIANGSKLPRTSLPRTEEHESPKTTNRKLSATGQSSSASNLLSQKSPINVDKVDNPVHKCGQHLVDAHMTKANSDHVISYRNNENVDDSKSLGVDSSNKVDNPVKVADTTNVCVTSPETQNGACAHVVSVSGVATLENNVEHASTDAGDSKGVVMRRSFSQLSYDEHKPSRSDAAPKCFSLNLKINFLFGGDATDGTFSAECVPVIYNKDQSLSADSQLEKMKVHTNGHNLLLTNAAGSKDENIKEKMLENSFAAKTNNCKYLESRKRLSEPDYLTNRCQLQISRRNSLATTKPKEKGGQRSELLVHDCPKISNIQKLNIRQEAEEQGAGRKELESLPQMSCVAEVDHEQTDSQKGSAEHVDAGASAGDDVVDLGVSDKGDLEHKEATEKDEDANESAKAAAKLRRSKVLLGASPPRLKRLPVKSIRNSSFENPLDPRVSLIPLPIEKSNSAQPTTSSSGDRCETSGKVSTSSDDTVSQINKEESSRRTLRRDGEQNEVLEKRRKAMVFNNFEKKPTLNPNDKVKAETPTSEAKPFKPVALPRKSLPQTKESKLQGKQKVENEKEQSAESLPAVVDKTFRSKSEGKSSSKIPILIVDDDDDDDYVIVDYTLDSKASSEKKEAAQTKVIPEHSSAQETEKNTGSDESDYDNPWDDLDDAVKRASMRYNRRPSRIALGDKALFLKSAEDLGRLLEEAEKNRKLRKEASSVEMTSPEDETAEAPIIPFTRFSPYRHTVKGIVSPHIVAAQSTEDIISKDTSSSSAMSEEIFGDLRNKGKRNTDPRRPQSMTTKLKPELSLPVRKLHKY from the exons ATGAATCTAGCACAGGTTTTACCCTATGCGGACATGTCCGATCACCCAGCACAGAACTTTG ATCCTGAGTTGATATTTGTGGCCGCTCTCTTTGCGTTCGTCACGTTACTTCTGGTGACTCTGTCATGTTTGTGTTGTTCAGG GGGCAGCAACTCATCTGGCTCGTACAGGTACTACAGCCGTGATGAAGACACTATTACAATAGCGGATCTCCTCACCAAACCTCCACTGGCGGACCCAGAGTCCGTGTTCAGCGAGCTGTCCTACGACGGCAGAACGTCCGGGACTCAGAGCAGTTGGATGAACGAAGAGAACAGCAGTACTTTTGAGTACGTCCCGTCCATCAAACATGGGCGACAGTTAGCCGTCGCCACCGAGCACTCTCGCCGGAGTCTGTCTGTGAAGCTCAACAACGCGGAGGAGCCCGCACTCACACCTCCAACATCCAAGAAATGGAGCAGCGAACGCCGTCAGGTGCAGCAAGCCACTAGGATGCTccgagaaaaagaaaaagaggtcAGGTTTAATTCACAAAGCAACGTCCGAGCTGAAAAAAGCCACCTGTCTACCGTCTCGGAGAAAGAAAGTTCAACTGCCGAAAAAGCTGTGAATGAGAACCTTCCATTGTCAACCACCAACTGTGTTGCTTCAAAGGTGAACGAGGAGACCATTGCTCCAGACGTGCAAGTCGAGGTTGCGTTGCCTGGAGTCAAAAAGAAGGTGGTGAAATCCAGTGAAATTATTGAAGATTCTGGACTGAAAATCCACAAAGAAGTAGCCAAGCCGAACACTTATGCCTTTTCCAGCTCTTCGCGATGCAGCTTTAGTCACGAAATCGGACACATCGCTAACGGAAGCAAACTTCCTAGAACGAGCTTACCGAGAACTGAGGAGCACGAAAGTCCGAAGACAACAAACAGAAAGCTAAGTGCCACAGGGCAGAGTAGCAGTGCCTCTAATCTCTTGAGCCAGAAGTCTCCCATCAATGTAGATAAAGTTGACAATCCTGTCCATAAGTGCGGTCAACATTTAGTTGATGCTCACATGACCAAAGCAAATAGCGATCACGTTATATCATACAGAAACAATGAAAATGTTGATGACTCGAAGAGTCTAGGAGTTGACAGTAGTAACAAGGTAGACAACCCTGTTAAAGTAGCAGATACTACTAATGTATGTGTTACTTCCCCGGAAACACAGAATGGCGCGTGTGCACACGTCGTCTCTGTCAGTGGAGTAGCCACTTTAGAAAACAATGTTGAACATGCATCCACTGATGCAGGCGATAGCAAAGGCGTGGTTATGAGAAGGTCATTTTCCCAATTATCATATGACGAACATAAGCCTAGCCGTAGTGACGCAGCCCCAAAATGCTTCAGTCTCAATCTTAAAATAAACTTTCTCTTTGGAGGCGACGCCACCGACGGCACGTTCTCCGCTGAATGTGTCCCAGTTATCTACAACAAAGATCAATCCCTCTCGGCAGATTCCCAATTGGAAAAAATGAAGGTCCACACCAATGGTCACAATCTATTGCTGACCAATGCAGCTGGCAGTAAAGATGagaacataaaagaaaaaatgttagaGAACTCTTTTGCAGCTAAGACAAACAACTGCAAGTATTTGGAATCTCGAAAACGTCTGTCTGAACCAGACTACCTGACGAACAGATGCCAACTGCAAATTTCCAGGAGAAATTCGCTGGCCACGACAAAACCGAAAGAAAAAGGAGGTCAGAGGTCAGAACTGTTGGTCCACGACTGTCCAAAAATCTCAAACATACAAAAACTTAACATCAGACAGGAAGCGGAAGAGCAAGGGGCTGGAAGGAAGGAGTTAGAGAGTCTGCCCCAGATGAGCTGCGTGGCTGAAGTGGACCATGAACAAACAGATAGTCAGAAAGGTAGTGCTGAGCACGTTGACGCCGGGGCTAGTGCTGGTGATGATGTAGTTGATTTAGGGGTCAGCGATAAGGGTGATCTTGAGCACAAAGAGGCAACTGAAAAGGATGAAGACGCTAACGAAAGTGCCAAAGCTGCTGCTAAATTACGTAGATCTAAAGTTTTACTGGGCGCTTCGCCACCGAGATTAAAACGTCTCCCCGTCAAATCAATCAGAAATTCTTCATTTGAAAATCCACTAGATCCTAGAGTCTCGCTAATTCCACTTCCAATTGAAAAGTCTAATTCTGCTCAGccaacaacatcatcatcagGAGACCGCTGTGAGACTTCTGGCAAAGTTTCGACTTCATCAGACGACACAGtgtcacaaataaataaagaagaaagcAGCAGAAGAACTCTCAGACGAGATGGTGAACAAAACGAAGTCCTtgagaaaagaagaaaagctATGGTGTTTAATAACTTTGAAAAGAAGCCGACGTTAAACCCTAACGACAAGGTCAAGGCAGAAACACCGACGAGTGAAGCAAAACCCTTTAAGCCGGTAGCTCTGCCTAGAAAATCTCTACCTCAAACAAAAGAGTCGAAATTGCAAGGGAAGCAGAAGGTGGAGAACGAGAAGGAACAGAGCGCTGAAAGTCTGCCAGCTGTTGTCGATAAGACCTTCCGATCTAAAAGCGAGGGTAAATCCAGCAGCAAAATTCCCATCCTGATTGtcgatgatgacgatgatgacgATTATGTCATTGTTGATTATACTCTTGACAGCAAGGCGTCGTCAGAGAAGAAAGAAGCTGCGCAGACCAAAGTCATACCTGAGCACTCATCCGCACAGGAGACGGAGAAAAACACCGGAAGTGACGAGAGCGACTACGACAATCCCTGGGACGATTTGGACGACGCAGTGAAGAGAGCTTCCATGCGATACAACCGCCGGCCCAGTCGCATCGCCCTGGGGGACAAAGCTTTGTTTCTGAAATCTGCAGAGGATCTCGGCAGGCTTCTGGAAGAAGCTGAGAAGAATCGAAAACTTCGTAAAGAAGCGAGCAGCGTCGAAATGACTTCCCCAGAGGACGAGACCGCAGAAGCACCGATCATTCCTTTTACCAGATTCTCACCTTACCGACATACGGTGAAGGGAATCGTTTCCCCGCACATTGTAGCCGCTCAGTCTACGGAAGACATTATTAGCAAGGATACGTCTTCGAGTTCAGCAATGAGTGAAGAGATATTTGGAGATCTTAGAAAcaaaggtaaaagaaatacagATCCACGTAGACCCCAGTCCATGACCACAAAGCTAAAACCGGAACTTTCTTTGCCAGTTAGAAAATTGCACAAGTATTAA
- the LOC106070102 gene encoding uncharacterized protein LOC106070102 isoform X2: MFVLFRVSISAFLCHVCVVQGKYLSFSLSCLCCSGGSNSSGSYRYYSRDEDTITIADLLTKPPLADPESVFSELSYDGRTSGTQSSWMNEENSSTFEYVPSIKHGRQLAVATEHSRRSLSVKLNNAEEPALTPPTSKKWSSERRQVQQATRMLREKEKEVRFNSQSNVRAEKSHLSTVSEKESSTAEKAVNENLPLSTTNCVASKVNEETIAPDVQVEVALPGVKKKVVKSSEIIEDSGLKIHKEVAKPNTYAFSSSSRCSFSHEIGHIANGSKLPRTSLPRTEEHESPKTTNRKLSATGQSSSASNLLSQKSPINVDKVDNPVHKCGQHLVDAHMTKANSDHVISYRNNENVDDSKSLGVDSSNKVDNPVKVADTTNVCVTSPETQNGACAHVVSVSGVATLENNVEHASTDAGDSKGVVMRRSFSQLSYDEHKPSRSDAAPKCFSLNLKINFLFGGDATDGTFSAECVPVIYNKDQSLSADSQLEKMKVHTNGHNLLLTNAAGSKDENIKEKMLENSFAAKTNNCKYLESRKRLSEPDYLTNRCQLQISRRNSLATTKPKEKGGQRSELLVHDCPKISNIQKLNIRQEAEEQGAGRKELESLPQMSCVAEVDHEQTDSQKGSAEHVDAGASAGDDVVDLGVSDKGDLEHKEATEKDEDANESAKAAAKLRRSKVLLGASPPRLKRLPVKSIRNSSFENPLDPRVSLIPLPIEKSNSAQPTTSSSGDRCETSGKVSTSSDDTVSQINKEESSRRTLRRDGEQNEVLEKRRKAMVFNNFEKKPTLNPNDKVKAETPTSEAKPFKPVALPRKSLPQTKESKLQGKQKVENEKEQSAESLPAVVDKTFRSKSEGKSSSKIPILIVDDDDDDDYVIVDYTLDSKASSEKKEAAQTKVIPEHSSAQETEKNTGSDESDYDNPWDDLDDAVKRASMRYNRRPSRIALGDKALFLKSAEDLGRLLEEAEKNRKLRKEASSVEMTSPEDETAEAPIIPFTRFSPYRHTVKGIVSPHIVAAQSTEDIISKDTSSSSAMSEEIFGDLRNKGKRNTDPRRPQSMTTKLKPELSLPVRKLHKY; encoded by the exons ATGTTTGTGTTGTTCAGGGTAAGTATCTCAGCTTTTCTTTGTCATGTTTGTGTTGTTCAGGGTAAGTATCTCAGCTTTTCTTTGTCATGTTTGTGTTGTTCAGG GGGCAGCAACTCATCTGGCTCGTACAGGTACTACAGCCGTGATGAAGACACTATTACAATAGCGGATCTCCTCACCAAACCTCCACTGGCGGACCCAGAGTCCGTGTTCAGCGAGCTGTCCTACGACGGCAGAACGTCCGGGACTCAGAGCAGTTGGATGAACGAAGAGAACAGCAGTACTTTTGAGTACGTCCCGTCCATCAAACATGGGCGACAGTTAGCCGTCGCCACCGAGCACTCTCGCCGGAGTCTGTCTGTGAAGCTCAACAACGCGGAGGAGCCCGCACTCACACCTCCAACATCCAAGAAATGGAGCAGCGAACGCCGTCAGGTGCAGCAAGCCACTAGGATGCTccgagaaaaagaaaaagaggtcAGGTTTAATTCACAAAGCAACGTCCGAGCTGAAAAAAGCCACCTGTCTACCGTCTCGGAGAAAGAAAGTTCAACTGCCGAAAAAGCTGTGAATGAGAACCTTCCATTGTCAACCACCAACTGTGTTGCTTCAAAGGTGAACGAGGAGACCATTGCTCCAGACGTGCAAGTCGAGGTTGCGTTGCCTGGAGTCAAAAAGAAGGTGGTGAAATCCAGTGAAATTATTGAAGATTCTGGACTGAAAATCCACAAAGAAGTAGCCAAGCCGAACACTTATGCCTTTTCCAGCTCTTCGCGATGCAGCTTTAGTCACGAAATCGGACACATCGCTAACGGAAGCAAACTTCCTAGAACGAGCTTACCGAGAACTGAGGAGCACGAAAGTCCGAAGACAACAAACAGAAAGCTAAGTGCCACAGGGCAGAGTAGCAGTGCCTCTAATCTCTTGAGCCAGAAGTCTCCCATCAATGTAGATAAAGTTGACAATCCTGTCCATAAGTGCGGTCAACATTTAGTTGATGCTCACATGACCAAAGCAAATAGCGATCACGTTATATCATACAGAAACAATGAAAATGTTGATGACTCGAAGAGTCTAGGAGTTGACAGTAGTAACAAGGTAGACAACCCTGTTAAAGTAGCAGATACTACTAATGTATGTGTTACTTCCCCGGAAACACAGAATGGCGCGTGTGCACACGTCGTCTCTGTCAGTGGAGTAGCCACTTTAGAAAACAATGTTGAACATGCATCCACTGATGCAGGCGATAGCAAAGGCGTGGTTATGAGAAGGTCATTTTCCCAATTATCATATGACGAACATAAGCCTAGCCGTAGTGACGCAGCCCCAAAATGCTTCAGTCTCAATCTTAAAATAAACTTTCTCTTTGGAGGCGACGCCACCGACGGCACGTTCTCCGCTGAATGTGTCCCAGTTATCTACAACAAAGATCAATCCCTCTCGGCAGATTCCCAATTGGAAAAAATGAAGGTCCACACCAATGGTCACAATCTATTGCTGACCAATGCAGCTGGCAGTAAAGATGagaacataaaagaaaaaatgttagaGAACTCTTTTGCAGCTAAGACAAACAACTGCAAGTATTTGGAATCTCGAAAACGTCTGTCTGAACCAGACTACCTGACGAACAGATGCCAACTGCAAATTTCCAGGAGAAATTCGCTGGCCACGACAAAACCGAAAGAAAAAGGAGGTCAGAGGTCAGAACTGTTGGTCCACGACTGTCCAAAAATCTCAAACATACAAAAACTTAACATCAGACAGGAAGCGGAAGAGCAAGGGGCTGGAAGGAAGGAGTTAGAGAGTCTGCCCCAGATGAGCTGCGTGGCTGAAGTGGACCATGAACAAACAGATAGTCAGAAAGGTAGTGCTGAGCACGTTGACGCCGGGGCTAGTGCTGGTGATGATGTAGTTGATTTAGGGGTCAGCGATAAGGGTGATCTTGAGCACAAAGAGGCAACTGAAAAGGATGAAGACGCTAACGAAAGTGCCAAAGCTGCTGCTAAATTACGTAGATCTAAAGTTTTACTGGGCGCTTCGCCACCGAGATTAAAACGTCTCCCCGTCAAATCAATCAGAAATTCTTCATTTGAAAATCCACTAGATCCTAGAGTCTCGCTAATTCCACTTCCAATTGAAAAGTCTAATTCTGCTCAGccaacaacatcatcatcagGAGACCGCTGTGAGACTTCTGGCAAAGTTTCGACTTCATCAGACGACACAGtgtcacaaataaataaagaagaaagcAGCAGAAGAACTCTCAGACGAGATGGTGAACAAAACGAAGTCCTtgagaaaagaagaaaagctATGGTGTTTAATAACTTTGAAAAGAAGCCGACGTTAAACCCTAACGACAAGGTCAAGGCAGAAACACCGACGAGTGAAGCAAAACCCTTTAAGCCGGTAGCTCTGCCTAGAAAATCTCTACCTCAAACAAAAGAGTCGAAATTGCAAGGGAAGCAGAAGGTGGAGAACGAGAAGGAACAGAGCGCTGAAAGTCTGCCAGCTGTTGTCGATAAGACCTTCCGATCTAAAAGCGAGGGTAAATCCAGCAGCAAAATTCCCATCCTGATTGtcgatgatgacgatgatgacgATTATGTCATTGTTGATTATACTCTTGACAGCAAGGCGTCGTCAGAGAAGAAAGAAGCTGCGCAGACCAAAGTCATACCTGAGCACTCATCCGCACAGGAGACGGAGAAAAACACCGGAAGTGACGAGAGCGACTACGACAATCCCTGGGACGATTTGGACGACGCAGTGAAGAGAGCTTCCATGCGATACAACCGCCGGCCCAGTCGCATCGCCCTGGGGGACAAAGCTTTGTTTCTGAAATCTGCAGAGGATCTCGGCAGGCTTCTGGAAGAAGCTGAGAAGAATCGAAAACTTCGTAAAGAAGCGAGCAGCGTCGAAATGACTTCCCCAGAGGACGAGACCGCAGAAGCACCGATCATTCCTTTTACCAGATTCTCACCTTACCGACATACGGTGAAGGGAATCGTTTCCCCGCACATTGTAGCCGCTCAGTCTACGGAAGACATTATTAGCAAGGATACGTCTTCGAGTTCAGCAATGAGTGAAGAGATATTTGGAGATCTTAGAAAcaaaggtaaaagaaatacagATCCACGTAGACCCCAGTCCATGACCACAAAGCTAAAACCGGAACTTTCTTTGCCAGTTAGAAAATTGCACAAGTATTAA